Part of the Engraulis encrasicolus isolate BLACKSEA-1 chromosome 1, IST_EnEncr_1.0, whole genome shotgun sequence genome, ccctACATTGAGAAATGAAACGATGGATAAAACAGACTATGACAAAGTCTAACACAACCTCTGACGTTGATGTACTACACATTTTTGGATCAATATCGGattctttgaatgtgtgtgtttgtgttgtgtgtgtgtgtttatgtttgtatttCACCTGCTAGAAAGGATCCAAAGGTGTGGAGGGCAGAAGACACCTGCACTTggcctcctgtagtcacctggcACCTTCGCTGGCTGTAAGGGGCGGGACTTGTGAGGTTGACAGTCAGGGTGGTGCTGCAGGCAGATGTTTTCCTGGTCTGGTAATTGGTGGAGGTCCACAGGTTAGTTCCTGCCACCTCCACCCAGCTAAGGTTAAAATCCGGATGCAGAGTCAACAGGTCACAGTCAAAGCCAGTGTGAAGGACACAGGGCAGGGTCACATGATCTTCAGACTCCGCCTCATTCTCACTGGGGGAAGATGGAACTGCAAGACAGGTGACATCATCAGACTCCAAATCATGACATCATCAAACAGGTGATATCATCATGGAACAATCATTaacactacatcacacacacaaaacacccaatATCCATCGatagacacacagaaaaacacaaacacacacacacacacagacacacacacacacacacacacacacacacacacacacacacacacacacacacacacacacacacacacacacacacatacacacacacacacacacacacacacacacacacacacacacacacaatttcaaagtTGTAACTGAACACTTACCATCAAGAAGAATAAAGAGAAACTCTTTACTCCGACCACTCAGGGGATTGTAACATCTGTAGTATCCAGCCTCctcagtggtgatgttggtgatgtggagggaacagtcagggAGAAGACTGAGTCTTTCAGCTCGCTCAGGGGGCGCGTCTGGCCAGATCTTCCTGGTGGAaactctccactcatctctttcAATTGTGAACTTGAAGCTCCAAACATCTGGATAGTCATGCCATTCCAAAGAGGAGCAGTTTGGACCCCCCACACCATCACCGGGCAGGGTGGCTGTCCCTCCTACACTGGAGTAAATGACACCTGTAGATggcataaacacacgcatacacaaaaacacGATAAACCAATGATTATTTGAACAGTGTGGATTTCATATAGCTACCAGAGTGAATCTCACaagttaaccctctgggcgccacaggcgacttttgtcgacgagatgccgtattgattacaacggccgtttttttcaaataggatatcaaatgtagttcaacttccactccattgggtggcagacatgtagtacttcagttctaaacacattgggatgccttatatggtattttgtttaagaaaactacaaaactacaaacctcggacattgcggaagtaacttctcccctttgaaacaacgcgaaagacggaagcagccttgtagtgacattacgtggataattctactgaataaacgaccaaatgcactcaaatggtaacttgtcatgattgtacatatgtattcatcatatatttcgcccctaaatgaggtaatatgcaaacaggagtgtattttctgccgcgttatactttctcatgttactgttgcctgagggaaactatcgacagcctattcatcgatcatggggactgtaacaagaaaacccttcattctttcacttgtaagtacacaatagaagtgttcgtttctgcaggagacttgtatattgaggaagggaaggttttttccgatcgagatgcgaggtaatttcatgctgctttgtaggctatactgtcgctatgctggcgacgttcattgcaacgacaggggaatgatgcaacgcgtcgtaatttgcctgttacagagtcaatattcatcatctggagggtgacagtggtcaggatgtttgtagaagagcttgtatactaagtagaaaagtaaatgaagacaaaagaagtgcgcatattcctgccaacagtgggggatggagtgagaggagtagcctatgcgcccgagacacagaggtctcgtgcgcattctactcggtgcaaaacggaagcatagttcacgctactcgacactgttcctgccgactgcaggtctaaataaatagcaatgctattctaatgataataatagtaataattatgtccaattgcgacctgactgagtctatttgcaacaaaaaagtgtgataccagctggggtttggtgcatcagaaagacatgggcgatataggctaggtaaccagccccccccccacacacacacacacacactttccttatatcacctatttgtatatcagtaaatgtaacactgggtttgaatagatattttcacaagtttttagacatgtagcccatacccagagtccttcagggtgtacgctgactgacaggcctactgtaggctactgtaggcctgctgtacttggttcaaagacacacaaatggacaaaatgcacataatacccctagtgtggatagaatctgtatgctgggcattgctgtgaagggtgtccatgcactaaaaaataacttgtcaccttcatagaccagcccctacaggcaaaacggcaaccgtccattcacttgtgtttgtcactatgctacattgttgcactatattagttacaaattactcttttagtgtacaatttattgctttctagaccaaaatgtattcacagaacataatagtgaaggtgtctggggaagttttataaattaaattagataaattattaaaaatattttgaaaatatgcaaaaatatccaataactcattataaattcaaaatggccgacaccatatgacgtcataatatgcaaattagatgggataatttactcccaaaataaactttgggtcatcctcaatatttgtctcattaattgtcaggctctatctattacccatgttaagccacagccttttgaatatgtaagatccccccatatgggccctgacaaaggggcactgaattcacagcgccggtggctcacgggcatggtattaacatttgtttgcgttcttttccttatttcaacgcctttgttttactactctgagttttctgttgacttcaaagataaacattgcatatctgacatctggatctcaaaagcactgtgtgacagaGGGCCCCCTTGGGGGGACCGCCCCAAAACCTCCGGTCACCTGTATGCATTGCGCACCTCCCGGCGTGAAAAGCGCGCACCCCCCGGTGTGCGTTCCCAGCGCATCTTGGTCAGCGGCCATTTGTCCCTGCATGCGCGCACCTCCCGTGCCCACGCAGAGACTGAAATTCCCGCCAGATCCAATATGTGTGgtttaaatgcttactatgatgtgtttgaaattctatgcatgtgtttagtatcaatctgatggaaatacttcgggtggtgaacaggtcttggttttgaaactgttattagtgaatttattaaagatttagaatcataggatttggatacggtgttggttacaacccaaccccgcgccattgtgctaagcccagcccaggtaaatgccggcacgtcattggtccctggttggggtcgtcccacgagatacctaggtattaaactttggtgtaatgatcaaatctttgagtttaaaccccgctaaagggctcccgtggacctagtgtccatgtaaccatttcctcttaattaggtagcattgactttttcaacattgtactttgtcgtagaattagatttgtcctgtaataaaactttcattgatctatattttgctgtagatcccgtttattccttcataaggttattgtactgtcgaaacgtagcagctccaaggacatttctccatgtggagtgggacgctatacttcgggtcagcccgagtgtcaatggtgtctacttaggataaaaatatgttatcgtaaactggaacttaagcggggtgatcagaccttttgggtgtagctctcgacatacacctctcgcttcctattgcagtcgaatagaagtaaagtgtatggggcttaggatctcataagtatggtaccttccagcaactttaacctctgatttattctagacgtctctcatatgggatggacatgcacaaagaaattagtcggccgcgtgcaaatcagttctacaagtaaatggatataaaacccttgacagctggactcagacttaaccgatattgttggaatattcataataagaacagtttatattaattgagtgcaatcacacaattatcctgggactagggagatctacgactgagatcccatcataatacggaaacttggtaaattaggatgcaaaatgaaatgttttctacagtccggagcttaaggagcagagcacgagactaggattccggtgttgggcctatctctgGGTTTTCAGTGGTGACCGGCGTCGTGATTCCCTGGATGCGTAAAATATGGAGTCAGATAAAGCATGAGGTTTGGACTGCTTCTTATCTACGCCTGGATTTGGTAAGAAAAACTTTTCATTTTTCCACAACTCAAGATAAGGGACAAATCTAGCACACTACACATATACATCCTTTTGTTGTTTTCGAGTCGACATACTCGTGTTAGATCAGCACCGTAGAACGCTGATAAGGGCTGAAGAAAGTAGTGGGGAAACAGCAGGGATACGACAGAGTTGATGTACAATTCATGGCTTCGGCCATGGATTATTTGAAAAATGTCTTTTGCCGCCTGAGCTAGGAGGCATCACTTCCAAGACAGTTACCCCATGGTCTTGGGATGGTTAAAGTGACGGCAGTAACGTGGCTCAATGTGAACAAAGGGTGGTGTTCCCACCGCTTTATTTCTACAAATCGTATTTGGCACTAACCGGAGAGGTCAGTGAAAGCCTTACGCACCCTCTCAAAAGTAAATTCAATGGTCCATGGGCTCGTAAACTGAGTCCAAACACACGGCCCACAGAGTTAGCCGCTACCAACTCCATAAGCATTGCATTGTAGAGCTAGCCATAGCAGTGTTTTGGAGGCGAGTTTTCCGGTGACCATGCTAACGTTGTAAGCGCAAACGCTACTCCAGGATGGTCTCCCGAAATCCCACCAGAGTCCATACACAGTTTTGTGCTATGCAGCGCCTACAACATGAGATGGTTATGCAGTGGTGGTAGTAAAGTCCTGAACGAATTCGAGATAACAAACGCATGCTGCAGCCGTAGTCGGCTCAGCTGTTGTGATAACCCGGATGTATAGTAGATTTCCATGGCAACGAGTCCCTCGCGAGAACGCGCACGCGCCACTTGCCCTGGCAAGATCAGCTGGCGAGATAAACAGAGTCATGAGAGATAAGAGAACCCACGTCGTAAGAGACGTAGGGATTTAAATTCGGATTCCCTCTCATGCACTTGATAGTTCAACTTTTGGATACTTTAATAGCAAGTTTGCACTCGTCGCGTAAAACACATGGAAGTCACATACACTGAGCCTCCCACATTGATCATAACCACTGCCGTCTCACGACTCCCTAATTTGAAGCAATGCCAGAAACTTTTGTTGATGACTTGCACCGTACAGAAGGTTGAGGGTTAAATAATATGTTttagctgttgtgtgtgcttATAAAGCCATAGACAGGCTGTTTGCAGGTTGGAACCATTTAGGCTCGCCTACAAAGGCTGTCTTTCTCTGCATAGACTTACTAGAGCAGTAGACAAAATGTTGTGCTTGCTCGTTGGTTGTGTGCACCGGACAGCTGTTTTGAGGCTAGAGCTGTTTATGTGTGAAACCGCAAAGGCTTTGCTATTAGTGTTATTTACCTGCAGCTAAATCTGGTGGAGAGGAATATTTCCTCTGCAGCTACGATCCAACTCATTTAACGCATTTTCTGGTGGCCTACAAGGGCCTCTGACATCATGAGCTGGGGCGGCGATTGCCTGGTCCGCCGCTAGGAACCAAAGCAACTCCAGCCGCGCCAATTTAATACGCAGTTCCTGATCCGGAACTGTCTTGTGATAGTCAATTAATTATTGAAATGGGTCGAAGCCATTCCAACACGAAGCAATGCTGCACGTGGTGCGAGTATTGGAtaaacaaattgttccagcacatGGGGTAGGGGTATCGATTCAAAGTGAATCGGATCATGGGACATTTCACAGAATAAGTCATGGAAAAACATTGTTGTGTTACATTCGCCAAAGGTTCTCGAAACACATCACGCAGCACAAACACTAATGCCACGGGCTTCCGCCCATTTGAAGTAATGACAGGGCGAGTCATAAGACTCTCCATTGGCCTGCATCTCTCCAAATGACTTGAGACCACTGACGGTGGCCACCTCAGCCCACAGCGCTGACAAATTGCCCAAAGCACTGTATGCACAGGCTAAGCTAAGGCAACAGCAATCTAATGTGAGAAGTGACACACTTAATCCTACTGCTGAAAATTAATTTGTTGCGGGAGATATGAACAATGATGCGCGTGTTTGTGAGAGAAAATACCTTGTCCCACACTGGCACGGCCCATAAAGCTGTGAACAACAGTTGTCTGGCCGTGACCAGGGGAAACTGCAATGTTTtcacttaaccctgtgaaacctgaaccatgaaagcaatgagagaaaattctaattttttggaatttgcttcaatattggtcccttataagaaatgtaaaaaaaattttcaaaattttgttaaggtcgctgagatatttaatgcatcatatatgatgcatcaggcttttaatgaatgaaaattccaatttcatgaccattgaaaaatgacttttaatgcatttacaacttttttttaatttaaaaaagttgtcagacaatttaatttgaggactatctttaaatatttagtgagatcctgccatttttttaagcctatccttgttttagcaggaccatattttacatttcccacagcctggttgggtatttttttaaaatctatgtaaaaacatagctgattggatgctcaacaacctatttatgagtgtaatatagaccattattcatttttgatgtgtaatttgaatatatgggtccattactacaattggaccatttctccattcacttcaatgcattttttacgagatcataatttcaacattttgcattacattttcaaaattgcaagtaaaacctgtttcttaaggcaatatctttgtcttgaagtaaaacaacttgtgcgttttgttaaacgatcgtcgtggtgtgctttgcaagtttccctatggagcaaatgcattgatggctgacttcctgccaccgccggatggtgcttatatgtctcatcagttttagcacgatctctctgcaacacggtgtaaaaatataaactcttccttgcttaattgcacaaagcaagtgttcaaattaaaggatgtagagttatatttcggaaatttgtacacaaaccttatgcaatttgacgaaatctcagcgtcggtcagggaaaccgcttccaccccattttcctgtttttcgccgagctgtggtcaacttgttgtcgaccgctgctctcttgtggcggtttccgcgtactgcaggacgtttggaaatgacacgcaggatgtttttcagatcgatttttttttgtgtcagcgtggagagggctttgaatttgatgagacatatatgatgcatccggcgcgatagggttaagtgcAATGCAAAAGGTTTAGGTGCTCATCTGATGAATAATCATATTATGTGTCTGTTACAGAAGCTGCGGCCATTCCATGGACGCCGGACAAAAAGAAGACTGTCGGGCCGACACACGTTAGGCCTGACCAAGGGGTGCAGCTCACCCATAACTACGGATGTTGGAGATGGGTTTGGAAATCCTTCAAGGGGCCAGTACACACTGATCTCATTTCATTACATACTAAACAAGATATAGCCTGGCCCTCCGGAGTAGCTCCGGGTCAAAATTGCCACACACAAACGTTGTAATGAAggctccatccatcctccctttaacccattgaggtctaagtgcccttgagagggcaatttgacatgtctccaaaaacaaatctgtaactctgtgagtttttgtcattgaaacacataagttacgccattagaaacctcagaccttccagatttcaaatatatatatattaaataaattatatagctggcccaatgtaaagaaagtgaaaagaaatcttcgcatattctgtactctctgcctgtagcagccacacctatagctattcacatgtaaagtaccggtgcttgagtggctattcagaggtgacaacacgcccctttcaggtagggtaaacacagcagacgtagagtgacaggggggttggggctatcagagcacatggggattgacaggggggtgtgggccattagaggtttttccacacctatctcattagtattcaaatgagacaggcagtggcagtgacatagtcattcttttttgcattttgtatgaaaacaacaaaacatttctaaatgcccttttcacttttatgctgccaacacatttgtttacaagattcaaacttcaaaagtcttggctagatatatttattgtgtgttttcttgaactttttgaagacgtctgaaacctgtttttttgtacagttgtgtttatactcaatttaaataaaacatgtttgtatgacatccaattttttttttcagattatttcttgtcaggcttttcacaatacaaccatatattccacttttgcatagatgcttactgttagctgaaaatacttgaaaatgtcagggtggtgcaagcagcctaaaagcctctgaaaggccttagacctcagagggttaaactcACTGTAGGCTGCACTCCATAGCCCACTAAAGAATTACAAAATAGCATCATGTGGTATCAGTTTTAAAACTGCCCACTTGCTAACATTTGTGTTATGCACATActctatcacataaaaaaaatGATGAGAAGGATCCGGAAAAGTGCAACCGCACGTAGGACCTTGTACATAACCTCACACATATAGTCTACAAAGACATTACTTAACCTGTCTTTTCCCCTCACAGATGAGAACCGACGAAAGAAGTGTACTGTGGTGTCAATTGACTCCATAGTAACAATTTGTACACCACACCTCTGATTGCACATGTGAACCAAGAAATGTTTTAATTGACTACCTGTGTTATACATGACCAGCACAATGTCCCATActtcatccacacccacacacaactgaTTAAGGGTAGCATGAACAAAACCTTGTTGCACGATGTCAATTTAGTTATGGCACACATTTCATACATACTGAATGCCTACACTACACACTGTGACACGAatggagacacatacacatggctgCAGTCACGCATCGAAGACCCAATTACTGACTATGGATTTGGACTCGCGGCTCAAGTAAATTCTATGCGCAGCAAAAGAGATTTACTCTCACAAATATCTGGCCTCTTTGGTACAGTCAATTCGGCAGTGAACTCGTACAGAATCAGCGGACAGTCGCAGTACACAAGTTAGCTGGCAAGCCATGTGGCCACTGGATTCCAGCACCTCACTAACTCCAATAAACGAATCATTAAGGCTGTGCGGTCAGAAGCGCAGGCGCTACTGACCACTAGTCTAGCATTATTCAACCAAACCTACAAGCTCGAGCGTGACTCAGCCTATAGACATAGACATTTGCACAAGATTTGTTTACTGCTGCCCCCCAACAAGTTTTAGATGTGCGCGGCACAGAGTGCCTAAGCGTGCGCTGCAAGATCTTATAGTGATCTTGGATTTACATaggtggtttgaatctgacaaaaTGAAAAATGTACAGTATTCTGAGCTATTGACCACTCTGATGTATTCAGGTATTAACGTGGGACCACCTTACAGGGTATATGACTATAGGTACAACTGAGACAATGTTCACCACTCGAATTGTTGCCATGACCAAATAGGCCTATGTCCTCTGTACTTGTAATACTCTTGATTCCAAGTTAATAACCGTTAGGTCACTCCATGGATACTTCAGCTCCGTCCAGGTGTCCAACACACAGGAGTGTGTGGCATCAGTAAGATGAACTCTTTCTCCTATGGCGGGCTGACATGCCCCGCCAACCACAGCTTCTGTCTAGCGGTGACAGATGACCTCTCCATGGGGTCACTCAACTCCACTGGACTTTGACCTCTCTCCCTGAAGGGAGAACACCGACCCCTTCTACAAGGAGGGGACCCAGGCGCTGGCAGACACCGTGACCCTACAGCAGCTCATCCAGCGGGTACAGTGTACCCAACCAGGCCCACACCCAACCAAATCGGGCCGAGAAGACTGCAGAGCTGCTCAGCAGTCCCACCACTCATGCTGCGGAGGCAGCGTTCACCTGGTGGGATTGGATCTTCAGGGGTTGCGTACTCGCCAgcgccctcatcctcctcttcacgcTGTTCCAGTGCTGCTACTTCAAACACCTCATCCGCTCCTTGAAAAGGGAGTCTGGAACAGCACTGACGGTCAGCAAATACCTCACGCCCGTTCTTCGTCAGTGACAACCGGTGGGGGCATTCCTACCGGCCACGAAAGACACTGGACTTTTACCTTCGTGTTCCGAGGGGCCACTGTAAGatccccccatatgggccctgacaaaggggcactgaattcacagcgccggtggctcacgggcatggtattaacatttgtttgcgtttcttttccttatttcaacgcctttgttttactactctgagttttctgttgacttcaaagataaacattgcatatctgacatctggatctcaaaagcactgtgtgacagaGGGTCCCCTTGGGGGGACCGCCCCAAAAACCTCCGGTCACCTGTATGCATTGCGCACCTCCCGGCGTGAAAAGCGCGCACCCCCCGGTGTGCGTTCCCAGCGCATCTTGGTCAGCGGCCATTTGTCCCTGCATGCGCGCACCTCCCGTGCCCACGCAGAGACTGAAATTCCCGCCAGATCCAATATGTGTGgtttaaatgcttactatgatgtgtttgaaattctatgcatgtgtttagtatcaatctgatggaaatacttcgggtggtgaacaggtcttggttttgaaactgttattagtgaatttattaaagatttagaatcataggatttggatacggtgttggttacaacccaaccccgcgccattgtgctaagcccagcccaggtaaatgccggcacgtcattggtccctggttggggtcgtcccacgagatacctaggtattaaactttggtgtaatgatcaaatctttgagtttaaaccccgctaaagggctcccgtggacctagtgtccatgtaaccatttcctcttaattaggtagcattgactttttcaacattgtacttTGTCATAGAATTAGAGTTGTcctgtaataaaactttcattgatCTATATTTTGCTGTAGATCCTgtttattccttcataaggttattgtactgtcgaaacgtagcagctccaaggacatttctccatgtggagtgggacgctatacttcgggtcagcccgagtgtcaatggtgtctacttaggataaaaatatgttatcgtaaactggaacttaagcggggtgatcagaccttttgggtgtagctctcgacatacacctctcgcttcctattgcagtcgaatagaagtaaagtgtatggggcttaggatctcataagtatggtaccttccagcaactttaacctctgatttattctagacgtctctcatatgggatggacatgcacaaagaaattagtcggccgcgtgcaaatcagttctacaagtaaatggatataaaacccttgacagctggactcagacttaaccgatattgttggaatattcataataagaacagtttatattaattgagtgcaatcacacaattatcctgggactagggagatctacgactgagatcccatcataatacggaaacttggtaaattaggatgcaaaatgaaatgttttctacagtccggagcttaaggagcagagcacgagactaggattccggtgttgggcctatctctgggttttcaattataacatgtcaaaatcatcagttttgggcaagaacctgtggcgccgagagggttaagaCTAGCTATTTATTCATATTTCTAAAAAGCTAATGGCCTGTATGGTTGAAACTATTTATATGTTCACATTTAGTGTTTTAGTTTCCGGAATGAGTGCGGGTAGATGCTGGCACGTTTTAGCAGCCACTGCTCGTACTTTTCCACTCAATTAGGCTCCATTACTGACTCAAACTCACTTTGACAACTTTCGGACTATCTCATACCTTTTTGGACATACAAACTAGTCGCCGAAGCTTGGCTGTGGGCAAATCGTGATGGCCTACCTGCTACATGGCGCTGGCCTGCTGCTTTGGCTGCTAGCTACTCAACCACACCTGTTTCCAATGCTGCTCCAGGGAGTTTGGACTGCTTTTGAGCCAGCGTGGCTGCTGGCCTCACCAACTTGTTCCATCCCCTGGTTTCTGGCTACACCAACTACTAGACACCGTTCTGTCTCACAGCGTCCAGCCTCACGTCTTGATTCTGTTGACTGACGGCGTGCTCGGTTTAAAAGAACTTCATCTGCTTGTTCGCCTGCCTCCCTCggccgagctcgccccccacgacggAAGACTCTCCATCGCCATCCATCGCAGCTCCTGTCGTGGGTTTTGCTTATCATCTCCACG contains:
- the LOC134445371 gene encoding uncharacterized protein LOC134445371, with amino-acid sequence MPSTGVIYSSVGGTATLPGDGVGGPNCSSLEWHDYPDVWSFKFTIERDEWRVSTRKIWPDAPPERAERLSLLPDCSLHITNITTEEAGYYRCYNPLSGRSKEFLFILLDVPSSPSENEAESEDHVTLPCVLHTGFDCDLLTLHPDFNLSWVEVAGTNLWTSTNYQTRKTSACSTTLTVNLTSPAPYSQRRCQVTTGGQVQVSSALHTFGSFLADVYMVVRVAIVLFLTVCAIALEIIWRRRRQMIPLLKLTSLKCCSSTYSSSSAALQTNVADWDTL